A genome region from Hevea brasiliensis isolate MT/VB/25A 57/8 chromosome 7, ASM3005281v1, whole genome shotgun sequence includes the following:
- the LOC110655611 gene encoding peroxidase 3 has protein sequence MQGLGLLRIFVFAILAYIGSTEAQLQLGFYAQSCPRAEQIVQDFVNQHIHNAPSLAATLIRMHFHDCFVRGCDASVLINSTSTNQTEKSATPNLTVRGFDFIDRVKSLLEAECPGVVSCADIIALVARDSIVATGGPSWKVPTGRRDGTISNASEALANIPAPTSNFTNLQRLFTNVGLDLKDLVLLSGAHTIGIAHCPSFSNRLYNFTGVGDQDPALDSEYAANLKARKCTTPNDNTTIVEMDPGSRKTFDLSYYSNLLKRRGLFQSDSALTTNSATLATINQLLSGSLQNFYSEFATSMEKMGRINVKTGSTGEIRKQCAVVNS, from the exons ATGCAAGGCTTGGGACTCTTAAGGATATTTGTCTTTGCAATTTTAGCATATATAGGCTCAACTGAAGCTCAGCTTCAGTTGGGTTTTTATGCTCAAAGCTGCCCAAGAGCTGAGCAGATTGTGCAAGATTTTGTTAACCAGCATATTCATAATGCTCCATCACTGGCAGCAACCCTTATCAGAATGCACTTCCATGATTGTTTTGTCAGA GGTTGTGATGCATCTGTGCTTATAAACTCAACATCAACCAatcaaactgaaaaatctgcaACTCCAAATCTAACAGTGAGAGGCTTTGATTTCATCGATAGAGTTAAGAGCTTGCTGGAAGCAGAGTGTCCTGGTGTGGTTTCTTGTGCAGATATTATTGCTCTGGTCGCAAGGGACTCCATCGTAGCTACT GGTGGTCCTTCCTGGAAAGTTCCAACAGGAAGAAGAGATGGAACAATCTCAAATGCCTCAGAGGCCTTGGCGAACATCCCAGCTCCTACAAGCAACTTTACCAATCTCCAAAGACTATTTACTAACGTGGGACTCGACCTAAAAGACTTGGTGTTGCTTTCAGGTGCACACACAATTGGGATAGCTCATTGTCCGTCATTCTCAAATCGCCTGTACAATTTCACAGGAGTAGGGGATCAGGACCCTGCTCTGGATAGCGAATATGCTGCAAATCTCAAGGCAAGGAAGTGCACAACACCTAATGATAATACCACCATTGTTGAGATGGATCCTGGAAGTAGGAAAACATTTGATCTTAGCTATTATTCTAATTTGCTCAAGAGAAGGGGACTCTTCCAATCAGATTCTGCCTTGACCACAAACTCTGCTACATTGGCTACGATCAACCAGCTTCTCAGTGGTTCACTGCAGAATTTCTATTCTGAATTTGCTACTTCCATGGAGAAAATGGGCAGAATCAATGTCAAAACTGGCTCCACTGGTGAGATTAGGAAGCAGTGTGCAGTGGTGAATAGCtga